Proteins from a genomic interval of Streptomyces sp. Tu6071:
- a CDS encoding GuaB3 family IMP dehydrogenase-related protein, whose amino-acid sequence MTEIEIGRGKRGRRAYAFDDIAVVPSRRTRDPKEVSIAWQIDAYRFELPFLAAPMDSIVSPATAIRIGELGGLGVLNLEGLWTRYEDPQPLLDEIAELDAATANKRLQEIYAAPIKEELIGQRIKEVRDSGVVTAAALSPQRTAQFSKAVVDAGVDIFVIRGTTVSAEHVSSAAEPLNLKQFIYELDVPVIVGGCATYTAALHLMRTGAAGVLVGFGGGAAHTTRNVLGIQVPMATAVADVAAARRDYMDESGGRYVHVIADGGVGWSGDLPKAIACGADSVMIGSPLARATDAPGRGHHWGMEAVHEDVPRGKKVDLGTVGTTEEILLGPSHTPDGSMNIFGALRRAMATTGYSELKEFQRVEVTVAPSRHDVR is encoded by the coding sequence GTGACTGAGATCGAGATCGGACGCGGCAAGCGCGGTCGGAGGGCGTACGCCTTCGACGACATCGCCGTCGTCCCGAGCCGCCGCACCCGCGACCCGAAGGAGGTCTCGATCGCGTGGCAGATCGACGCCTACCGCTTCGAACTGCCCTTCCTCGCGGCCCCCATGGACTCGATCGTCTCCCCGGCGACCGCGATCCGCATCGGTGAGCTGGGCGGCCTCGGCGTCCTCAACCTCGAAGGGCTCTGGACCCGGTACGAGGACCCGCAGCCCCTCCTCGACGAGATCGCCGAGCTGGACGCGGCCACCGCCAACAAGCGGCTCCAGGAGATCTACGCGGCGCCGATCAAGGAAGAGCTGATCGGGCAGCGCATCAAGGAGGTGCGCGACTCCGGCGTCGTCACCGCCGCCGCGCTCTCCCCGCAGCGCACCGCCCAGTTCTCCAAGGCGGTCGTCGACGCGGGCGTCGACATCTTCGTGATCCGCGGCACGACGGTCTCCGCCGAGCACGTCTCCTCGGCCGCCGAACCGCTCAACCTCAAGCAGTTCATCTACGAGCTGGACGTCCCCGTCATCGTCGGCGGCTGCGCGACCTACACGGCCGCCCTCCACCTCATGCGCACGGGCGCGGCCGGTGTCCTCGTCGGCTTCGGCGGCGGCGCCGCGCACACGACGCGCAACGTCCTCGGCATCCAGGTTCCGATGGCCACGGCCGTCGCCGACGTCGCCGCCGCGCGCCGCGACTACATGGACGAGTCCGGCGGCCGGTACGTGCACGTCATCGCCGACGGCGGCGTCGGCTGGTCCGGCGACCTCCCGAAGGCCATCGCCTGCGGCGCCGACTCCGTCATGATCGGCTCCCCCCTCGCCCGCGCCACCGACGCGCCGGGCCGGGGCCACCACTGGGGCATGGAGGCCGTCCACGAGGACGTGCCGCGCGGCAAGAAGGTCGACCTCGGCACGGTCGGCACGACCGAGGAGATCCTCCTCGGCCCCTCGCACACCCCGGACGGCTCGATGAACATCTTCGGCGCCCTGCGCCGCGCGATGGCCACGACGGGCTACAGCGAGCTGAAGGAGTTCCAGCGCGTCGAGGTCACGGTCGCCCCCTCGCGCCACGACGTGCGCTGA
- a CDS encoding nucleotide sugar dehydrogenase has protein sequence MPADLAVVGLGPLGLPLARAAVAAGIATVGHDEQARVRELALGRPPRGSEAALSASELRRMLAGGFRASADPAELGRVRTAVICAPTNPAADRSPDLSGVVTAARTLAARLRPHTTVILESPVHPGATEDLLRPILEQGSGLRAGRDFHLAYSPARLDPGNRAYPYHATPKVIGGLTPACTESAAAFYGRLTDKVVRARGPREAETVHLLETSYRHVNIALVNEMAVLCHDLGVDLWDVIRCAETKPYGFQAFRPGPGVGGHGLPPDPEHLPHPHRTPGHPLRLVGLAREVNQRMPAYVIQRAATLLNEHGKSVRGARVLLLGITYKPDVADQEGSPAEEIATRLTGMGATISYHDPHVPHWRVLGHPVPRADTLYEATAAADLTLLLQHHRTYDLQGLAVKAQLLLDTRGATPAGVAYRL, from the coding sequence ATGCCCGCAGACCTCGCCGTGGTCGGCCTCGGCCCTCTCGGCCTCCCGCTCGCCCGCGCGGCCGTCGCCGCGGGCATCGCCACCGTCGGCCACGACGAGCAGGCGCGCGTGCGCGAACTCGCGCTCGGCAGACCGCCGCGGGGCAGCGAGGCAGCGCTGAGCGCCTCCGAACTGCGGCGGATGCTCGCGGGCGGCTTCCGCGCGAGCGCCGACCCCGCCGAACTCGGCCGGGTCCGCACCGCCGTCATCTGCGCCCCGACGAACCCGGCGGCCGACCGCTCCCCCGACCTGAGCGGCGTCGTCACCGCCGCCCGCACCCTCGCGGCGCGCCTGCGCCCGCACACGACCGTCATCCTGGAGTCCCCCGTCCACCCGGGCGCGACCGAGGACCTGCTCCGCCCCATCCTGGAACAGGGCTCGGGCCTGCGCGCGGGCCGCGACTTCCACCTCGCGTACTCCCCGGCCCGTCTGGACCCGGGCAACCGCGCGTACCCCTACCACGCGACCCCCAAGGTGATCGGCGGGCTGACCCCGGCCTGCACGGAATCGGCGGCGGCCTTCTACGGGCGGCTCACCGACAAGGTGGTACGGGCCAGAGGGCCCCGCGAGGCGGAGACCGTCCACCTCCTGGAGACGAGCTACCGCCACGTCAACATCGCCCTCGTCAACGAGATGGCGGTCCTCTGCCACGACCTGGGCGTCGACCTGTGGGACGTCATCCGCTGCGCCGAGACGAAGCCGTACGGCTTCCAGGCGTTCCGCCCCGGCCCCGGCGTCGGCGGCCACGGCCTGCCCCCCGACCCCGAGCACCTCCCCCACCCGCACCGCACCCCGGGCCACCCCCTGCGCCTCGTCGGCCTCGCCCGCGAGGTCAACCAGCGGATGCCCGCCTACGTCATCCAGCGCGCCGCGACGCTCCTCAACGAGCACGGCAAATCGGTACGCGGCGCCCGCGTCCTGCTCCTCGGCATCACCTACAAACCCGACGTCGCCGACCAGGAGGGCTCCCCGGCCGAGGAGATCGCCACCCGCCTCACCGGCATGGGCGCCACCATCAGCTACCACGACCCCCACGTCCCCCACTGGCGCGTCCTCGGCCACCCGGTCCCCCGCGCCGACACCCTCTACGAGGCCACGGCGGCGGCGGACCTGACCCTGCTGCTGCAACACCACAGGACATACGACTTGCAGGGGCTGGCGGTGAAGGCGCAGCTGCTGCTGGACACGCGGGGAGCCACGCCGGCGGGGGTGGCGTACCGGTTGTAG
- a CDS encoding glycerol-3-phosphate dehydrogenase/oxidase, giving the protein MRTATLGPEQRAQALADMAERELDVLVVGGGVVGAGTALDAVTRGLATGIVEARDWASGTSSRSSKLIHGGLRYLEMLDFALVREALKERGLLLERLAPHLVKPVPFLYPLQHRVWERAYAGSGVALYDAMSLARGHGRGLPGHRHLGRRHALRVAPCLRKDALTGALQYYDAQVDDARYVMTLVRTAVDYGARAANRARVTGFLREGERVVGATVEDVEAGGTYEIRAKQVVNASGVWTDDTQGLVGERGQFHVRASKGIHLVVPRDRINSSTGLILRTEKSVLFVIPWGRHWIVGTTDTEWDLDKAHPAASSADIDYLLDHVNSVLAVPLTRDDVQGVYAGLRPLLAGESDATSKLSREHTVAHPVPGLVVVAGGKYTTYRVMAKDAVDEAVHGLDQRVAECVTEETPLLGAEGYPARWNARARTAARSGLHVVRIEHLLNRYGSLADEVLDLVAADPGLGQPLTGADDYLRAEVVYAASHEGARHLDDVLTRRTRISIETFDRGTRSAREAAGLMAPVLGWDAAQVDREVEHYEKRVEAERESQRQPDDLTADAARLGAPDIAPLA; this is encoded by the coding sequence GTGAGGACAGCGACACTCGGCCCGGAGCAGCGCGCGCAGGCGCTCGCGGACATGGCGGAACGCGAACTCGACGTGCTCGTGGTCGGGGGCGGTGTGGTGGGCGCCGGTACGGCGCTCGACGCCGTGACCCGGGGGCTCGCGACCGGCATCGTCGAGGCCCGCGACTGGGCCTCGGGCACGTCGAGCCGGTCCAGCAAGCTCATCCACGGCGGCCTGCGCTACCTGGAGATGCTCGACTTCGCGCTCGTGCGCGAGGCGCTCAAGGAGCGCGGGCTGCTCCTCGAACGCCTCGCCCCGCACCTCGTCAAGCCCGTCCCCTTCCTCTACCCCCTCCAGCACCGCGTCTGGGAACGCGCCTACGCGGGAAGCGGCGTCGCGCTCTACGACGCGATGTCCCTCGCCCGCGGGCACGGCCGCGGTCTGCCCGGCCACCGCCACCTCGGCCGCCGCCACGCCCTGCGCGTCGCCCCCTGCCTGCGCAAGGACGCCCTCACCGGCGCGCTCCAGTACTACGACGCCCAGGTCGACGACGCCCGCTACGTCATGACCCTCGTGCGCACCGCCGTCGACTACGGCGCCAGGGCCGCCAACCGCGCCCGCGTCACCGGCTTCCTCCGCGAGGGCGAACGCGTCGTCGGCGCGACGGTCGAGGACGTCGAGGCGGGCGGTACGTACGAGATCCGTGCCAAGCAGGTCGTCAACGCGAGCGGCGTGTGGACCGACGACACCCAGGGCCTCGTCGGCGAGCGCGGGCAGTTCCACGTGCGCGCGTCGAAGGGCATCCACCTCGTCGTCCCGCGCGATCGCATCAACTCCAGTACGGGCCTCATCCTCCGTACCGAGAAGAGCGTCCTCTTCGTCATTCCGTGGGGGCGGCACTGGATCGTCGGCACGACCGACACCGAGTGGGACCTCGACAAGGCGCATCCCGCCGCGTCCAGCGCCGACATCGACTACCTCCTCGACCACGTCAACTCCGTCCTCGCCGTCCCCCTCACGCGCGACGACGTCCAGGGCGTGTACGCGGGCCTCCGCCCGCTGCTCGCGGGGGAGTCCGACGCGACGAGCAAGCTCTCGCGCGAGCACACCGTCGCCCACCCGGTGCCGGGGCTCGTCGTCGTCGCGGGCGGCAAGTACACGACGTACCGCGTCATGGCGAAGGACGCCGTGGACGAGGCGGTGCACGGCCTCGACCAGCGCGTCGCCGAGTGCGTCACCGAGGAGACCCCGCTGCTCGGCGCGGAGGGCTACCCGGCGCGCTGGAACGCGCGCGCCCGCACCGCCGCGCGCTCCGGCCTGCACGTCGTGCGGATCGAGCACCTCCTCAACCGGTACGGGTCCCTCGCGGACGAGGTCCTCGACCTCGTCGCGGCCGACCCGGGCCTCGGGCAGCCGCTCACCGGGGCCGACGACTACCTGCGCGCCGAGGTCGTCTACGCCGCCTCCCACGAGGGCGCCCGCCACCTCGACGACGTCCTCACGCGCCGGACCCGCATCTCCATCGAGACCTTCGACCGCGGCACCCGCAGCGCCCGCGAGGCCGCCGGGCTGATGGCGCCCGTGCTCGGCTGGGACGCGGCGCAGGTGGACCGCGAGGTCGAGCACTACGAGAAGCGTGTCGAGGCCGAGCGCGAGTCCCAGCGCCAGCCCGACGACCTCACCGCCGACGCCGCCCGGCTCGGCGCCCCGGACATCGCCCCGCTCGCCTGA
- a CDS encoding serine/threonine-protein kinase has protein sequence MSESEQARASQGRLLAGRYRLAEVLGRGGMGTVWRATDETLGRTVAVKELRFPNSIDEDEKRRLITRTLREAKAIARIRNNGAVTVFDVVDEDDRPWIVMELIEGKSLAEVVREDGLLDPRRAAEVGLAVLDVLRDAHREGILHRDVKPSNVLIAGEDGRVVLTDFGIAQVEGDPSVTSTGMLVGAPSYISPERARGHKPGPAADLWSLGGLLYAAVEGVPPYDKGSAIATLTAVMTEQVEPPAHAGPLTPVILGLLVKDPAQRLDDARARAMLQEVIAAPEAKPLDATRVVPLPPAPAEDTSQTTGWSTPRTGGFARSSRTGSPAAGAARTGGGTTGTPAAGSPSAPVPARSRASLTDVVPRRTLAVIAAVVVLAVVATVVFLVAHNGGDEDKQGAKAATSPSTSAAGSSSTHRDGGKDESPQTSPSAGQPATSQKSDDSEDEGEKEDGRDDKGNGKEEDKDKDKGEDSGGAPLDTTTHRDPSGFSIGLPDGWKRVSSGAAGVRFAGPAGQRLLIGTTTTPKSDAVADWERQERSMVRSNYHRIAIKRVDYRGWETADWEFTYTDGGTRMHSVDRGTVVNSHRGYGIMFTTKDADWDGKHARDTWQTFTETFKPAS, from the coding sequence ATGTCGGAATCGGAGCAGGCGCGCGCATCCCAGGGACGTCTCCTCGCGGGGCGGTACCGCCTCGCGGAGGTCCTCGGGCGCGGCGGCATGGGGACGGTGTGGCGGGCCACCGACGAAACCCTCGGGCGGACCGTCGCGGTCAAGGAACTGCGTTTTCCGAACAGCATCGACGAGGACGAGAAGCGCCGGCTGATCACCCGTACGCTGCGTGAGGCCAAGGCCATCGCCCGCATCCGCAACAACGGCGCGGTCACCGTCTTCGACGTCGTGGACGAGGACGACCGGCCGTGGATCGTCATGGAACTCATCGAGGGCAAGTCCCTCGCCGAGGTCGTGCGCGAGGACGGGCTCCTCGACCCGCGGCGCGCGGCCGAGGTCGGTCTCGCGGTGCTCGACGTGCTGCGCGACGCGCACCGCGAGGGCATCCTGCACCGCGACGTGAAGCCGTCCAACGTGCTCATCGCGGGCGAGGACGGCCGCGTCGTCCTCACGGACTTCGGTATCGCGCAGGTCGAGGGCGACCCCTCCGTGACCTCGACCGGGATGCTCGTCGGCGCCCCCTCGTACATCTCGCCCGAGCGCGCCCGCGGCCACAAGCCGGGCCCCGCGGCCGACCTGTGGTCGCTCGGCGGGCTCCTGTACGCCGCCGTCGAGGGCGTCCCGCCGTACGACAAGGGCTCCGCGATCGCGACCCTCACCGCCGTCATGACCGAGCAGGTCGAGCCGCCCGCGCACGCCGGCCCCCTCACGCCCGTCATCCTCGGACTGCTCGTCAAGGACCCCGCCCAGCGCCTCGACGACGCCCGCGCCCGCGCGATGCTCCAGGAGGTCATCGCCGCTCCCGAGGCGAAGCCGCTCGACGCGACCCGCGTCGTCCCGCTCCCGCCCGCCCCCGCCGAGGACACGTCGCAGACCACCGGCTGGTCGACGCCGCGCACCGGCGGCTTCGCCCGCTCCTCCCGTACGGGGAGCCCGGCGGCCGGGGCCGCTCGCACCGGCGGCGGTACGACGGGCACGCCCGCGGCCGGAAGCCCCTCGGCCCCCGTGCCCGCCCGCTCCCGGGCCTCGCTCACCGACGTCGTCCCGCGCCGCACCCTCGCCGTCATCGCCGCTGTCGTCGTCCTGGCCGTGGTCGCGACCGTCGTGTTCCTCGTCGCCCACAACGGCGGCGACGAGGACAAGCAGGGCGCGAAGGCCGCCACCAGCCCCTCGACCTCCGCGGCGGGCTCCTCCAGCACCCACCGCGACGGTGGCAAGGACGAGAGCCCGCAGACCTCGCCCTCCGCCGGACAGCCCGCGACCTCGCAGAAGAGCGACGACAGCGAGGACGAGGGCGAGAAGGAGGACGGGAGGGACGACAAGGGCAATGGCAAGGAAGAGGACAAGGACAAGGACAAGGGCGAGGACTCGGGCGGCGCTCCGCTCGACACCACGACCCACCGGGACCCCAGCGGCTTCTCCATAGGACTGCCCGACGGGTGGAAGCGCGTCTCCTCCGGTGCCGCCGGGGTGCGATTCGCCGGACCCGCCGGGCAGCGACTCCTCATCGGCACGACCACGACGCCGAAGAGCGACGCCGTGGCCGACTGGGAGCGCCAGGAGCGGAGCATGGTCCGCTCGAACTACCACCGCATCGCGATCAAGCGCGTCGACTACCGGGGCTGGGAGACCGCCGACTGGGAGTTCACGTACACCGACGGCGGCACGCGGATGCACAGCGTCGACCGGGGCACGGTCGTCAACTCCCATCGCGGCTACGGGATCATGTTCACGACGAAGGACGCCGACTGGGACGGCAAGCACGCCCGCGACACCTGGCAGACCTTCACGGAGACTTTCAAGCCCGCCTCCTGA
- a CDS encoding protein kinase domain-containing protein: protein MDDYAGRVLADRYRLPLDASAEEGAGPAAAGRAFDTYSGQEVSLQRIPLPDVVEGELPGQDPASGAGDPSGDPVVRRALDAARAAAQVPDHPRLNQVFDVFAEGDALWIVSEYVPGRTLGSLLAERPLNPYRAAEVAADVLTALRALHAGGWVHRNITEHTVLLAEDGRVVLAGLAAGAAQEALCGYDPVPPRSAVEDGAGPEGPRPRGVIDASPYGGGWGSGGPAAGPGAPATAGPGGYPGTGTGPGGGAPAPRAGGAPGSVPPAFVNRPAPTPPALAAGSADPRAARAGAIAAYRAGARAAARAQAEGGPGAAKPAPGQSAEPTGASEPEAPGRISDPYGVRERQSATPREQPPAHPDDPQAPGAPQEPQLPPDSWHGAAPRTGNTPGPAPEAVPPLPLPPEYRRGPAMGPSAPVPQRLAPQPPAPRFPVPRQDEAPGGPQAPDPHESRHPYDEAHAPAPDAPDAPDAPAPSAPGWDAPVPGYGPGNAVAAERARQVRMVVVGPVTERWSPEQAGPVRGTWQLAAPVGPATDLWALGVLLFRAVQGHGPYPEESTAELVHMVCAEAPAFAEECGPLRPVVESLLRQDPTERPDFEELRGWLRSLVRSAPEPDAGAHLVPAPAFDPAALPIKRRRGELVRRKRRPKKAAKKATKQAVAPAEPARPRPVPPVPRSHRRAREAEPAEETTPLYGLAAAYSPPEAPGSARTASRGSRGRGAARTRDSRTAGRDNRRPRAPRSLGRTLLVAVFVLLAGTIVYAMVFLPKADENDQARTGSELSHAPGSLEKPAPTTAAPASSPAAQPEEKPKEDQPEKEKKPSGPKLPAGFVLYKDPAGFQLAVPKGWTHHARNPQGQVRWTHGSDELIVVPGRDSVTEFGNDLLRYQRESEPETRPFRESSWVTSTGMREIEEGGRKMAEGQFTWPGNDGDVFARNMVMAVNGKYHVLQFRGLDANRDDVSRYYEQALATYQVK from the coding sequence GTGGACGACTACGCGGGGCGTGTGCTCGCCGACCGCTACCGGTTACCGCTGGACGCCTCCGCCGAGGAGGGCGCGGGCCCGGCCGCCGCCGGGCGGGCCTTCGACACGTACAGCGGCCAGGAAGTCAGCCTCCAGCGCATCCCGTTGCCCGACGTCGTCGAGGGTGAACTCCCGGGCCAGGACCCGGCCTCCGGCGCCGGGGACCCGTCCGGCGATCCCGTCGTCCGGCGCGCCCTCGACGCGGCCCGCGCCGCCGCCCAGGTCCCCGACCACCCGCGCCTCAACCAGGTCTTCGACGTCTTCGCCGAGGGCGACGCGCTGTGGATCGTCAGCGAGTACGTACCGGGCCGGACCCTCGGCAGCCTCCTCGCCGAACGCCCCCTCAACCCCTACCGCGCCGCCGAGGTCGCCGCCGACGTCCTCACCGCGCTGCGCGCCCTGCACGCGGGCGGCTGGGTCCACCGCAACATCACCGAGCACACCGTCCTCCTCGCCGAGGACGGTCGCGTCGTCCTCGCGGGCCTCGCGGCCGGTGCCGCCCAAGAGGCGCTGTGCGGCTACGATCCCGTCCCCCCGCGCTCCGCCGTCGAGGACGGGGCGGGCCCCGAGGGTCCCCGGCCGCGCGGTGTCATAGACGCCTCGCCGTACGGGGGCGGCTGGGGGAGCGGGGGCCCGGCGGCCGGTCCCGGCGCTCCCGCGACGGCCGGTCCCGGCGGGTACCCGGGTACGGGTACGGGGCCCGGCGGCGGTGCGCCCGCCCCCCGGGCCGGGGGTGCCCCCGGTTCCGTACCGCCCGCCTTCGTGAACCGTCCCGCGCCGACGCCCCCGGCGCTCGCCGCCGGTTCCGCCGATCCCCGTGCCGCGCGCGCGGGGGCCATCGCCGCCTACCGGGCCGGGGCCAGGGCCGCCGCGCGCGCCCAGGCCGAGGGCGGGCCGGGCGCCGCGAAGCCCGCACCGGGGCAGTCCGCCGAGCCCACGGGCGCGTCCGAGCCCGAGGCGCCGGGCCGGATCAGCGACCCGTACGGGGTGCGCGAGCGGCAGAGCGCCACCCCGCGCGAGCAGCCCCCCGCGCATCCGGACGACCCGCAGGCCCCCGGGGCCCCGCAGGAGCCTCAACTCCCGCCCGACTCCTGGCACGGCGCCGCCCCGCGCACGGGGAACACCCCCGGGCCCGCTCCCGAGGCCGTGCCCCCGTTGCCCCTGCCGCCCGAGTACCGGCGCGGGCCCGCCATGGGCCCGAGCGCCCCCGTACCCCAGCGCCTCGCCCCGCAGCCTCCCGCGCCGCGGTTCCCCGTACCGCGGCAGGACGAGGCGCCGGGCGGCCCCCAGGCCCCCGATCCGCACGAGTCGCGTCACCCGTACGACGAAGCGCACGCCCCCGCACCGGACGCCCCGGACGCCCCGGACGCCCCCGCCCCCTCGGCACCCGGCTGGGACGCTCCCGTTCCCGGGTACGGGCCCGGCAACGCCGTCGCGGCGGAGCGGGCGCGGCAGGTGCGGATGGTCGTGGTCGGGCCCGTCACCGAGCGGTGGTCGCCCGAGCAGGCCGGGCCCGTGCGCGGGACGTGGCAGCTCGCGGCGCCTGTCGGCCCGGCGACCGATCTGTGGGCGCTCGGCGTGCTGCTCTTCCGCGCGGTGCAGGGGCACGGCCCGTACCCGGAGGAGAGCACCGCCGAGCTGGTCCACATGGTGTGCGCGGAGGCGCCCGCGTTCGCCGAGGAGTGCGGGCCGCTGCGGCCCGTCGTGGAGTCGCTGCTGCGCCAGGACCCCACCGAGCGACCCGACTTCGAGGAGCTGCGGGGCTGGCTGCGCTCCCTCGTACGGTCCGCGCCCGAGCCGGACGCGGGCGCGCACCTCGTGCCCGCGCCGGCCTTCGACCCGGCCGCGCTGCCCATCAAGCGGCGGCGCGGAGAGCTGGTGCGGCGCAAGCGGCGCCCGAAGAAGGCGGCGAAGAAGGCCACGAAGCAAGCGGTGGCGCCCGCCGAGCCCGCGCGGCCCCGGCCCGTACCGCCCGTCCCGCGCAGCCACCGCAGGGCGCGCGAGGCCGAGCCCGCCGAGGAGACGACCCCGCTCTACGGCCTCGCCGCCGCGTACTCCCCGCCCGAGGCGCCCGGCAGTGCCCGTACCGCCTCGCGCGGCAGCCGTGGCCGGGGCGCGGCCCGGACCCGTGACAGCCGGACCGCCGGGCGTGACAACAGGCGCCCGCGCGCCCCGCGTTCGCTCGGCCGGACGCTGCTCGTCGCGGTGTTCGTGCTGCTCGCGGGCACGATCGTGTACGCGATGGTCTTCCTGCCGAAGGCGGACGAGAACGACCAGGCGCGGACGGGCTCCGAGCTGAGCCACGCGCCCGGCTCCCTGGAGAAGCCCGCCCCGACTACGGCGGCCCCCGCCTCCTCGCCCGCCGCGCAGCCGGAGGAGAAGCCGAAGGAGGACCAGCCCGAGAAGGAGAAGAAGCCCTCCGGGCCGAAGCTCCCCGCCGGTTTCGTCCTCTACAAGGACCCGGCCGGTTTCCAGCTCGCCGTGCCCAAGGGCTGGACCCACCACGCGCGCAACCCGCAGGGGCAGGTGCGGTGGACGCACGGGAGTGACGAGCTGATCGTCGTCCCCGGGCGCGACTCCGTCACCGAGTTCGGCAACGACCTGCTGCGCTACCAGCGCGAGTCCGAGCCCGAGACGCGGCCCTTCCGCGAGTCGAGCTGGGTCACGTCGACCGGGATGCGCGAGATCGAGGAGGGCGGCCGGAAGATGGCGGAGGGGCAGTTCACCTGGCCGGGCAACGACGGCGATGTCTTCGCCAGGAACATGGTCATGGCCGTCAACGGCAAGTACCACGTCCTCCAGTTCCGTGGACTCGACGCGAACCGCGACGACGTCAGCCGCTACTACGAACAGGCCCTGGCGACGTACCAGGTGAAGTGA
- a CDS encoding succinic semialdehyde dehydrogenase, with translation MTDTHASAAPTGPAPQAIGTNPQAPVPEGVRAAADVVTPEVLARLLKGVGGSGRTANHTPFGGGVLAELPEAGPEDVEAAFARARAAQVPWAATPVRERAAVLLRFHDLVLQRQAEILDLVQLETGKARLHAHEELQAVAMAARHYGLKAPAYLKPKHHLGAVPTLTRVTEQRVPRGVVGQIAPWNYPFELSVGDALPAFVAGNAVVMKPDTETALSALWARELLIEAGLPADVFQVVLGEGPAVGPEVVSRGDYVSFTGSTRTGREVARSAAGRLIGFSLELGGKNPMLVLRDADVEKAAAGAVRACFASAGQLCISIERLYVHESVADAFAERFVARVKAMRLGTALAYGADMGSLAGPRQLAAVTAHVDEAVAKGARVLAGGVARPDLGPYFYEPTVLTDVEPGMAVCADETFGPVVSLYRFTDEDEAIARANSTPYGLNASVWTKDAKRALAVASRLRAGTVNVNEGYAPAYGSVRAPMGGMKESGVGRRHGSEGLLKYTEPQTIAQQRLLPMGPSLGMDDAAYAAFMSRSLKVMKALRLR, from the coding sequence ATGACGGACACGCACGCCTCGGCGGCACCCACCGGCCCCGCGCCGCAGGCCATCGGCACGAACCCCCAGGCCCCCGTACCGGAGGGCGTCCGCGCGGCGGCCGACGTGGTCACCCCCGAGGTGCTCGCTCGGCTGCTCAAGGGTGTCGGTGGCTCGGGACGTACCGCGAACCACACGCCGTTCGGCGGCGGGGTGCTCGCCGAGCTGCCCGAGGCGGGCCCCGAGGACGTCGAGGCCGCCTTCGCGCGCGCCCGCGCCGCGCAGGTGCCGTGGGCCGCGACGCCCGTCCGCGAGCGGGCCGCCGTCCTGCTCCGTTTCCACGACCTCGTCCTCCAGCGCCAGGCCGAGATCCTCGACCTCGTCCAGCTGGAGACCGGCAAGGCCAGGCTGCACGCGCACGAGGAGCTGCAGGCCGTCGCGATGGCCGCGCGCCACTACGGCCTCAAGGCCCCCGCCTACCTCAAGCCGAAGCACCACCTCGGTGCCGTGCCGACCCTCACGCGCGTCACCGAACAGCGCGTGCCGCGCGGGGTCGTGGGCCAGATCGCCCCGTGGAACTACCCCTTCGAGCTGTCGGTCGGCGACGCGCTGCCCGCCTTCGTCGCGGGCAACGCGGTCGTCATGAAGCCCGACACGGAGACCGCGCTGAGCGCCCTGTGGGCCCGTGAACTCCTCATCGAGGCCGGGCTTCCCGCCGACGTCTTCCAGGTCGTCCTCGGCGAAGGGCCCGCCGTTGGCCCCGAGGTCGTCTCGCGCGGCGACTACGTGTCCTTCACGGGCTCCACGCGCACGGGCCGCGAGGTCGCCCGCAGCGCGGCGGGCCGGCTCATCGGCTTCTCGCTCGAACTCGGCGGCAAGAACCCGATGCTGGTCCTGCGCGACGCGGACGTCGAGAAGGCGGCGGCCGGAGCGGTCCGAGCCTGCTTCGCGTCCGCCGGTCAACTCTGCATCTCCATCGAGCGGTTGTACGTGCACGAGTCGGTCGCGGACGCGTTCGCCGAGCGGTTCGTGGCGCGCGTCAAGGCGATGCGCCTCGGCACGGCGCTCGCGTACGGGGCGGACATGGGCTCCCTCGCGGGCCCCCGCCAGCTCGCCGCCGTCACCGCGCACGTGGACGAGGCCGTCGCGAAGGGTGCCCGCGTCCTCGCGGGCGGCGTCGCGCGACCCGACCTCGGCCCGTACTTCTACGAGCCGACCGTGCTCACGGACGTCGAGCCCGGCATGGCGGTGTGCGCCGACGAGACCTTCGGGCCCGTCGTCTCGCTCTACCGCTTCACCGACGAGGACGAGGCGATCGCCCGCGCCAACTCGACGCCGTACGGGCTCAACGCGAGCGTCTGGACGAAGGACGCGAAGCGCGCCCTCGCCGTCGCCTCGCGACTGCGCGCGGGAACCGTCAACGTCAACGAGGGGTACGCGCCCGCCTATGGCAGCGTGCGCGCCCCGATGGGCGGCATGAAGGAGTCCGGGGTCGGCCGCAGGCACGGCTCCGAGGGCCTGCTGAAGTACACCGAGCCCCAAACCATCGCCCAGCAGCGCCTGTTGCCCATGGGCCCGTCCCTCGGCATGGACGACGCCGCCTACGCGGCCTTCATGAGCCGCAGCCTGAAGGTGATGAAGGCGCTGCGGCTGCGCTGA